In Candidatus Contubernalis alkalaceticus, the genomic window GGTAGGTTCTGTTTCAAAATCCTTTACTGCCCTGACCATACTGCGGCTGCAGGAAAAAGGCCTTATCTCCCTGGAGGATAAATTAAAGGACCTGGCACCGGAAGCTGCTACCACAAACCCCTGGGAGCAAACCAACCCCATAAGAATCAAGCACCTGCTGGAACATACCGCAGGATATGATGACCTTTCTTTAAGAGAAACCGCCCATTCAGATCCGGACATTACCCTGCCGGAGGCATTTGAGTACAATCCCCGTTCTAGAGTAGTGCGCTGGGCTCCCGGCCAGCATGCTTCATACAGCAATGCAGGCCCGGCAGTGGCTGCATATGCAGCAGAAAAAGCAGCGGGTCAATCCTTTGAAGAACTGGTTCAGGAGAATTTATTCAGCCCATTAAGAATGGAAACTGCTTCCTTTTTCTTAACTCCAACAGCTGAAGAACGACTGGCTAGAAGTTACCAGCCCGATGGGGTAACGGAAATGCCCTACACCCACATTATCATGCGCCCCTCCGGTTCCATAAATGTTACTCCGCGAGAGATGGGAAATTTCCTGCAGATGCTTTTAAACCATGGTGGTTTCCAGGGAAATAAGGTATTATCTCCTGATTCCATCGCCCGTTTTCAGCGGTCGGAAACAACGCTGGCAGCAGAACAGGGCCTGGATGTAGGATTTGGTCCAGGAAGTTATGTTACCCCTGTAGATGGATTCCTTTTTTACGGTCATGACGGAGGGATTGACGGGTTTTTATCCAGTTACGGTTACCTTCCGGAACACGGACTGGGCTATTTCTGTTCTATCAACGCACCGGACGGTAGAGCTTTTAACGAAATTCTCCGGCTTATAAGGGGATACGTAACCAGGGATCTGGAAAACCCAGCTGCCCCTGCTGTGGAAATGACGGCAGATGAGATGCAGCAGTATACAGGCTTCTATGAAACCTTTACTCCCCGGCAGGAGGTATCCCGCTTTCTGGAAGTGATTCTGGGTTTAACACAGATTGAAATAGAGGGTGAGAATTTGAGCTTAAGGCCTCTCATGGGAGGAGGAAAGGCATTGATTCCGGTTAAGGATGGACAGTTTAGGGGGACAGGAGAACCGGTTTCCACCACAGTATTTATACAAAAGGACGACGGTTCTGGATGGTTTATGCAGGGATATGGCGGCCCGGTATCCGTAAACCTCAGTTCTATCCCTGCCTGGAAATACTGGGCACGGCTGACAGCGGCTGCAGCATCATTCCTGTTAATGCTTAGCTCCTTGTTATTTGCAGCAGTCTGGGCGCCGATGAAGCTCTTTGGAAAGATGAAAAACGCAAAGTACCTCAGTGTAAGGATTCTCCCACTTCTGCCGGCGCTGTCCTTTATAGGAATGGCGGTTGTCGTAGTTCTAAGCACCATGGCAGGAGACCCCATTCAGCATTATGGGCGGATTACCATATGGTCGGTGTTACTGTTTTTGCTTACCTTGTTGTTTGGGCTGGCTTCTTTGGGAGGACTCATTCAGTCAATTAGGACCTGGCACCGGCAAGAAATAGGCCTGGGCGTAAAGGTTCATTCCCTGCTGGTTTCCCTGGGCAATATGACCATTACCCTGTTTTTAGCTTTTCACAATATCATCGGATTCCGCACCTGGGTATAATCTTCAGCGTGTTACATCAAACCAAAATGCTGCGAATGAGATATTTGTTGTTTTATATTCTTCTGCTTTGAAGCAACTGTACTACAATCACAATCAGTGCAACTACCAATAGAATGTGTACTAACGCACCACCGGTAGCTGTAAAAAGACCCAGCAACCATAAGATTACGAGTATAAAAATAATTGTCCATAACATATTGTTTCACCCCTTTCGTTAGTATTAGGTTAACAAGCTCTACTTGCTGAACAATAATACCATAAGTTTGACATAAACCAGAAACCTGCTTTATTAAAACGATTCCCTTTTGACCAGACCCAGCTATTTCTTTAAAAATATTTTCAAATTGGAATCATCGCTGTCAAGGATAATGTCTTTAATGTCTTTTTCTCTATTTCTATAATTTGATTTTTCAAATATTTTTATAGAGCGATCATCTTCGTTATCAAGGCTAATGTCTTTAGAGTTTTTCAAAATCATTAGGATAACCCCCTTTTTAAGTTATTCTTGCACATACTCGATTAAAGCCCATTAACAATGTCGGGTCTAGCTTACATTTTCAAAAAACCCCGAGTATTAACAGAAAATCGAGGCACGCAACTGCTAACAAAGGCAATCTGTGCATCCCATCTTGCAACCTTACCTTTCTTGCCATGAGGAAAAAACATCGGGTATACCTCCTTACTAATAGATTTCGGATACCAGATCATATTTGAACCTATCAGCATAATATCAAACAGAGTGCTCACAAATCTATCAGCAATATTTGATTTATTTGATTTTTTAGTATTGCTGCTCAAATTCCATCGGAGATAAATCATTTAGGTAACTATGAATTCGTTTAGAGTTATACCCAAAAAAATGTAATTAATAATTGCTAACTTGGCCTGGGAACGGGTCTTGAACTTCTGGCAGAATGAAATATAAGCTCCTCTGCGGTCTTT contains:
- a CDS encoding serine hydrolase domain-containing protein; the encoded protein is MKFYAKKLIMVVLIMGVLISGIPAAGQDSPDSIPQTLEELESRIEKVLEQNNAPGAAFVLTDRDNILWVGALGTADVESGREVTEETMFRVGSVSKSFTALTILRLQEKGLISLEDKLKDLAPEAATTNPWEQTNPIRIKHLLEHTAGYDDLSLRETAHSDPDITLPEAFEYNPRSRVVRWAPGQHASYSNAGPAVAAYAAEKAAGQSFEELVQENLFSPLRMETASFFLTPTAEERLARSYQPDGVTEMPYTHIIMRPSGSINVTPREMGNFLQMLLNHGGFQGNKVLSPDSIARFQRSETTLAAEQGLDVGFGPGSYVTPVDGFLFYGHDGGIDGFLSSYGYLPEHGLGYFCSINAPDGRAFNEILRLIRGYVTRDLENPAAPAVEMTADEMQQYTGFYETFTPRQEVSRFLEVILGLTQIEIEGENLSLRPLMGGGKALIPVKDGQFRGTGEPVSTTVFIQKDDGSGWFMQGYGGPVSVNLSSIPAWKYWARLTAAAASFLLMLSSLLFAAVWAPMKLFGKMKNAKYLSVRILPLLPALSFIGMAVVVVLSTMAGDPIQHYGRITIWSVLLFLLTLLFGLASLGGLIQSIRTWHRQEIGLGVKVHSLLVSLGNMTITLFLAFHNIIGFRTWV
- a CDS encoding lmo0937 family membrane protein, with the translated sequence MLWTIIFILVILWLLGLFTATGGALVHILLVVALIVIVVQLLQSRRI